In the Sphingobium sp. Z007 genome, CAGCCTGGGCGCGGTATTCGCGCTGGCGGGGGTCGGTGACGTCGTGGGCGACATCGTGCAGCAGGCGATCCCGCAGGGCAGCCTGATCGGCGCGGTGATCGCCTATGGCGTCGGCATGGCGCTATTCACCATGGTCATGGGCAATGCCTTTGCCGCCTTCCCGGTGATGACAGCGGCGATCGGCATTCCGCTATTGATCCGTACCTATCATGGCGATCCGGCGATCGTGTGCGCGATTGGGATGCTGGCGGGTTTCTGCGGCACCTTGCTGACGCCGATGGCCGCCAATTTCAACCTGGTGCCCGCCGCCCTGCTGGAACTGAAGGACAAGCATGGCGTCATCAAGCGGCAGGTCGGCACCGCCGTCCCGCTGCTGATCGTCAACATCGCGCTCATCTATTGGCTGGCTTTTCCATGACCCTTTTGACGTCCGACCTGGGCGATCGTTTCGCCGCGCTGACCCTGTCCCATCTGGGGAAGCGCTATCCCTACAAGATGGATCTGGTGATGGGCGGGCCGGAGGATGCGCGGCCGCCGGAGGATCATCATCCGATCTTCCACGGCAGTTTCGACTGGCATAGCTGCGTCCATGGCTGGTGGCAGGTGCTGCGGCTGCTGCGCCTGTTCCCCAACATGGCGCAGGCAGGCGCGATCCGGGCGCGGGCCGACGCGATGCTGGTGCCGGAGAAGGTGGCGGGGGAACTCGCCTATCTGCACCGGCCACTGAGCGCCGGGTTCGAACGGCCCTATGGCTGGGCCTGGGCGCTGGCGCTGCATGATGAACTGGCGCGGCACGATGCGCCCTGGGCGGCGGCCTTCGCCCCGCTGGCGGAAGCGTTCGCGGGGCGTTTCCATGCTTTCCTGCCCAAGCTGACTTATCCGCTGCGGGTCGGCACGCATTTCAACATCGCCTTCGCGCTGACCCTGACGCTGGATTGGGCGCAGACGCGCGATCCGGCGTTAGTCGCGCTGATCCGCGATAAGGCGATCGGCTGGTTCGGGCAGGACCGGGGATGTCAGGCATGGGAACCGGGCGGCGACGAATTTCTCTCGCCTGCTTTGTGCGAAGCCTTGCTGATGAGCCGGTTGCTGGACCGCCCGGCCTTTGCCGCCTGGTTCCAAGCCTTCCTGCCCGATCTGGCGCGGGGCGAACCGGCGACTTTGTTCACGCCAGCCACCGTGTCGGATCGCAGCGACGGCAAGATCGCGCATCTCGACGGCCTGAACCTCAGCCGCGGCTGGTGCTGGCGCGTGATCGCCGCCGCGCTGGGGCCGGACGATGCGGTCGCCGCGCGGGTGCAGGAGGCCGCACAGGTCCATGTCGCCGCCAGCCTGCCCCATGTCGCGGGCGATTATATGGGCGAACATTGGCTTGCCACCTTTGCCCTGCTGGCGCTGGAGTAAGCGCTAGTTCGTCACGGCGTGGACGAACATATAGCCTTCGTTGCGGATGGTGCGGATGACCGGGCCTTTCAGGCCGCTGGCGGACAATTTGCGGCGCAGGCGGCAAAGCTGCACATCGATCGACCGGTCATAATGGTCGGCGCTCCCGCCATAGACCCGGTCGAGCAGGCGGCTGCGGTCCAGCACCTGGCGCGGATGTTGGACAAAGACGCGCAGTAGCTGAAATTCCCCGTCCGACAAAGACACGGCCGTCCCTTTCGGATCGAACAGCTGGCCGGTGGTTATGTCCACGCGCCAGCCTTCGAACGACACGAAGCGGCGCGCCGCGGGCGCGTCAACGCGGGCGCCCGGCGTCATCCGGCCGCGCAGCGCGGCGCGGATGCGGGCCAGCAGTTCGCGCGGGTTGGCGGGCTTGCCCAGGCAATCTTCCGCACCCAGCTCCAACGTGGCGATCCTGTCCGTGTCGCTGCAGGCGGCGCTATGGACGATCACTGGCAGGTGGCGTTCGATCGCCAGTTCGCGCAAGAGCGCCGTCCCCTGGTCCGGGGCGATGGCCGTGTCCAGCACCACCAGCGCATAATCCTGCTGCGCCAGCGCCGCGCGCATCTGCAACAGGGTTGCCGCGCCGTCCACGATCAGGCCGTAACGGGCGAAGGCGTCGGCCAGTTGCGCCACCAGGGGCGTGTCGTCATCGGCGATCAGAAGGCGGTTGTGCGAACCTGTCATGTCCGCAGGACGATGCCGCTGCGATCATCCCGTCGCGTGCCATGGGGTGCGCGATTGTCGAAAAAGGCGCACCCCTTGGCGATATCAGTCGCGCAGCAGCTCGTTGATGCCGGTCTTCGAGCGCGTCTGGGCGTCCACGCGCTTGACGATCACGGCGCAATAAAGGCTGGGGCCGGGGGTGCCATCGGGCAGCGGCTTGCCGGGGAGCGAGCCGGGGACGATGACCGAATAGGGCGGCACTTCGCCCATGAAGATTTCCCCCGTCGCGCGGTCGATGATCTTGGTCGACTGGCCGATGAACACACCCATCGACAGGACCGATCCCTTGCCGATGCGCACGCCTTCGACCACTTCGGACCGGGCGCCGATGAAGCAGTCATCCTCGATGATGACCGGGTCCGCCTGGAGCGGCTCCAGCACGCCGCCAATGCCCACGCCGCCGGACAGATGGACATTCTTGCCGATCTGGGCGCAGCTACCCACCGTCACCCAGGCGTCGACCATCGTGCCTTCATCGACGAAGGCACCGATATTGACGAAGCTGGGCATCAGGATGGCGTTTTTGGCGATATGCGCGCCGGCGCGGGCGAAGGCGCCCGGCACCGCGCGGAAGCCGGCGGCGCGAAATTCCGCTTCACCCCAGCCGGCGAATTTGCTGGGCACCTTGTCCCACCAGAAACCGCCACCGGGGCCGTTTTCGATCAGGGCGTTGTCGTTGAGGCGGAACGACAGCAGGACCGCCTTTTTGAGCCACTGGTTGACCTGCCAGCCGCCATCGACCGGCTCTGCGACGCGGCCCTTGCCGCTGTCGAGCAGGGCGAGCGCCGCATTGACGGCATCGCGCACCGGCCCTTGCGTCGTCAGGCTGACATTGGCGCGGTCTTCCCACGCGGCGTCGATGATGGCTTGCAGGTCTTGGCTCATGGATGCTCCCCAATGATGGCGGCCAGAAATGGCGTCAGATGGTCTGTCTCGAAATCGATGAAATCGGGATGATGGTCGTGATGGCCCGCTTCCGATCCGTTATTGACCCAGATGGTAGTCATGCCGATCGCCTTGGCGGGCTTGAGGTTGCGCGCCATGTCCTCGAAAAAGGCGGCGCGGGTTGGGTCTATGGCGTGAACGCGGCACAACTCCGCATAGCCCGACGGATCGGGCTTGGGTATATACTGGCAGGCGTGGATGTCGTGGATCAGTTCGAACGCTTGCGCCAATCCAAGCTTGTGGAGCACGCGGGTCGCATAGGCCGCGTCGCCATTGGTGAAGATCAGGCGGCGGCCCGACAGCGCGGCGATATGGGCGTTGAGCGCAGGATCGACCGTCAGCCGCTCCATCGAAATGTCATGCACATAGTCGAGAAATGCGCGCGGTTCGATGCCATGATGGTGCATCAGCCCCGACAATGTCGTGCCATGATCCATGAAATAGCGCTTCTGGACCGTGCGCGCCTCGACCGGATCGCAGCCGAGCAACCCCTGGATGAACTCGCCCATCTTCACGTCGATCAGCGCGAACAGGTCCGTCTTCGCCGGGTAGAGCGTATTGTCCAGATCAAAGATCCAGGTGTCGATATGGGCCATATCCGCGCGCATGGCCGCGCCCTAGTCCGGTGCGGGGGGAAGGGCAAGGCCTCTAACCCTTCTCCCCGCGGGGGAGTAGGGTATGGAGCCTTGGTCCGAAGGGCTTAGGCGAAGTTGGAAGAGGGGGGAGGCATGGCGGGTCACTCGCCCCCTCTCCGGCTGCGACTAGGCGGCAAAGCCGCCAAGTCTCGCTACCCTCTCCCCCAAGGGGAGAGGGTTTTTAGCCGCAGCCCAGCGGCTCGCTGTCCTGATAGAAGGCCTGCACCGCGGTCCAGGCGTCTTCCGCCGTTTCGACCCAGGTCAGCAGGTTGAGGTCCGAATGCGCGATCACGCCTTCGTCCGCCAGCGCCTCGAAATCCACCACCCGGTTCCAGAAGGTCTTGCCGAACAGCAGGATCGGGATCGGCTTCATCTTGCCGGTCTGAATGAGCGTCAGCAGTTCGAACATTTCATCGAACGTGCCGAAGCCGCCGGGGAAAACCGCGAGCGCGCGGGCGCGCAGCAAGAAATGCATCTTGCGCAGCGCGAAATAATGGAACTGGAAGCTCAGTTCCGGCGTGACGAAGCGGTTGGGCGCCTGTTCGTGCGGCAGGACGATGTTCATGCCGATCGTGGTCTGGCCGACATCCTGCGCGCCGCGATTGGCGGCTTCCATGATCGATGGTCCGCCGCCCGAACAGACGACGAAGTGGCGGCATCCTTCCGCGTTCACCGGATATTGCGCGGCGATCCGGGCCAACGCCCGCGCTTCTTCATAATAGCGGGCTTTGGCGCCCAGATTTTCCGCGATCCGCTTCTGTTCCGGCGTCGTGGCGGCGTCGATCCGCGCCTGGACCTGGTCGGGTTCGGGGATGCGGGCCGATCCGTAGAAGACAAAGGTCGATTCGATCTGCGCCTCGTCCATCAGCAATTGCGGCTTCAACAGCTCCAGCTGGAAGCGGACCGGGCGCAGGTCTTCGCGCAACAGGAACTCGCTGTCCTGGAAAGCCAGCTTATAGGCCGCACTCTGCGTCTGGGGGGTGCCAAGCTGTTTCTTGGCGTCATGGGCCTCTTCGCGGGCCGGGCGGAATTTGCGTTCTTCAATGTCTTTTTTCGTCATTCGCGCCAATTTAGTGGCGCGCGGTGACAAATCCAAGTCTGGTTTGTTCAGGGGCGCGCGAACACGGATCGCTCAAAACCCTAGCAGCAAAAGCCGCCCCGCCGCTTAGCGGCAAAACCCGCCACGCCCGCCCATGTCGAAATGAAAATGGTCGTGATGCGCGGCGTTGTAATCGGGGCTGAGGACGGTGTTGAACCGCTTGCACGCACTGGCGTGCACGAGCGTGAGGAACTGGCGGGTCTGCCGGCCGCCGGCCCAGTCCTTCTGGATGCTGATGCGCCGCCCGTCGGACAGAACGAAGGCGGACACGTCGATCGCATTGCTGTGCGCATGTTCGGACAATTTGCCGCTGCCCGCGATCGGCCGGCAATTATAGGTGCCGAACGTCTCGATTCTCTCGATCTCCACGCCAAAGATCATGCGTGCCGCGGGCTGCACGCCATAGCGCGCCCAGGCCGCGAAATTGGCGGCCAGATTGCATGTCATCGCGCCCAAATTGGTCGCGGGCACGCCGATGTCGAGTAATTTGACGCTGTTCACCGCGCTGCATCCGCCACCGAACATGCGGTCGGGCAGGGGGGTGAAGGCCACCGCCTGCGACTGAAGTTTCGCAAAGCATTGGCGCGTTTCCAGCGCCGGTTGCGCAGGCGCGCGCACGGGCCGCGACGGGGGCGTCGGCGCACGCGCCACCCGGCCGCGCGGCACCAGGTCGCCGCTGCATCCGCTCAAGACCAGCGCCACTAGCGCAGCGAAGCCTGCGCCATGCGCCCTTCGCATTCTCATCGCCCATTCGCTCATGAGTCGGGATGCTAGCAGGCAGAATCTTTACGAAGGTTAACCGCGCATTCGCTTCGTCCGATTTCATGGGTCGCTTGACAGGTCTGCCGAAATCTTTAGGGCGGCCGACGGGCCACGCGGCCCCAACGCCGCGCTGCTCTCTGTAAGGAGACGCTACATGACTGATTTGACTGCCGTTGACGCCACCCTTGCGCCTGCGCAAAAGCCCGCAACCCGTCCGGCCCGCCCCTTCTTCTCTTCCGGTCCCTGCGCCAAGCCGCCCGGCTGGAGCGCCGACAAGCTGGCGACCGACTCGCTCGGCCGCTCGCATCGCGCCAAGATCGGCAAGACCCGCCTGGCCTACAGCATCGACCTGATGCGCGAGCTGCTGGGCCTGCCCGACACCCACCGCATCGGCATCGTGCCGGGGTCCGACACCGGCGCGTTTGAAATGGCGATGTGGACGATGCTGGGCGCGCGCCCGGTCACCACCATCGCCTGGGAAAGCTTCGGCGAAGGCTGGGTGACGGACGCCGCCAAGCAGCTCAAGCTCGACCCCACCGTCATCCGCGCCGACTATGGCCAGTTGCCTGATCTGACGCAGGTCGATTTCAGCAACGACGTGTTGTTCACCTGGAACGGTACGACATCGGGCGTGCGCGTGCCAAACGCCGATTTCATCCCCGCCGACCGCGAAGGTCTGACCTTCGCCGACGCGACCAGCGCGGTGTTCGCCTATGACATCGACTGGGCCAAGATCGACGTCGCCACCTTCTCCTGGCAGAAGGTGCTAGGCGGCGAGGGCGGCCATGGCGTGCTGATCCTCGGCCCCCGCGCCGTCGAGCGCCTCGAAACCTACACCCCCGCCTGGCCGCTGCCCAAGGTGTTCCGCCTGGTGTCCAAGGGGAAGCTGGCGGAAGGCGTGTTCAAGGGCGAGACGATCAACACCCCGTCCATGCTGGCGGTCGAGGACGCGATCTTCGCGCTGGAATGGGCCAAGTCGATTGGCGGCTCGGCCGGCCTGATCGCGCGGAGCGACGCCAATGCCGCTGCGCTGGGCAAGATCGTCGCGGAGCGCGACTGGCTTGGCCATCTCGCCGTCGATGAAGCGTCGCGGTCCAAGACCAGCGTGTGCCTGACCGTCGAAGGCGCCGACGAAGCCTTTATCAAGGCCTTCGCCGCGCTGCTGGAAAAGGAAGGCGCGGCCTATGACATTGCGGGCTATCGCGATGCCCCGGCAGGCCTGCGCATCTGGTGCGGCGCGACCGTGGAAACGGCGGATATCGAAGCGCTGGGGCCGTGGCTCGACTGGGCCTATGCTACGCTCAAGGCTGCCTGAACTTAATTATCCCTAATATACCGTCATCCCAGCGAAAGCTGGGATCTCAGGCCTCCAGGCACAAGCATAGCCTCCTGAGATCCTGACTTTCGTCAGGATGACGAATTGCAGAAAGGCAATTCGTTATGCCCAAAGTCCTCATTTCCGACAAAATGGACCCCCGCGCCGCCGCAATCTTTCGCGAACGTGGCGTCGAGGTCGACGAAATCACCGGCAAGACGCCCGAAGAACTGATCGCCATCATCGGCGACTATGACGGCTTGGCCATCCGCAGCTCGACCAAGGTGACGAAGGCGATTCTGGACGCTGCGACGAACCTGAAGGTCATCGGCCGCGCGGGCATCGGCGTCGACAATGTCGACATCCCCTATGCGTCGGCCAAGGGCGTGATCGTTATGAACACCCCGTTCGGCAACTCCATCACCACCGCCGAACATGCCATTGCGCTGATGTTCGCGCTGGCCCGCCAGCTGCCCGAAGCCAACGCCCAGACGCAAGCGGGCCTGTGGCCCAAGAACGGCTTCATGGGCGTGGAAGTCACCGGCAAGACGCTGGGCCTCATTGGCGCGGGCAATATCGGGTCGATCGTCGCCAGCCGCGCGTTGGGGCTGAAAATGAAGGTCGTTGCCTTCGATCCCTTCCTGACGCCCGAACGCGCGATCGAAATGGGCGTGGAAAAGGCGGACCTGGACACCCTGCTGGCCAAGGCCGATTTCATCACGCTGCACACGCCGCTGACGGACCAGACGCGCAATATTCTGAGCCGCGAAAACCTGGCCAAGACCAAGAAGGGCGTGCGCATCATCAACTGCGCGCGCGGCGGCCTGATCGATGAGGCTGCGCTCAAGGAGGCGCTGGATTCGGGCCAGGTCGCGGGCGCGGCGCTTGACGTGTTCCAGACCGAACCGGCCAAGGAATCGCCGCTGTTCGGCACGCCGAACTTCATTTGCACCCCGCATCTGGGCGCATCGACCGACGAAGCGCAGGTCAATGTCGCGTTGCAGGTCGCCGATCAGCTGAGCGACTATCTGCTCGACGGCGGCATCACCAATGCGCTCAACGTACCGTCGCTGAGCGCCGAGGAAGCGCCCAAGCTCAAGCCCTATATGGCGATCGCGGAAAAGCTGGGCAGCCTTGTCGGCCAGTTGGAAGGCGACGCGATCACCGGCGTTGCGGTTGAGGTCGAAGGCCACGCCGCCGAACTGAACCAGAAGCCGATCACGGCGGCGGTGCTGGCCGGCCTGATGCGCGTCTATTCCGACACGGTGAACATGGTCAACGCGCCCTTTCTGGCCAAAGAACGCGGCCTTGACGTGCGCGAAGTCCGTCACGACCGCGAAGGCGCGTATCAGACGCTGATCCGCGTCACCGTCACCACCGAAAATGGCGAGCGCTCGGTTGCGGGCACGCTGTTTGGTCCCAACAGCCCGCGCCTGGTCGAACTGTTCGGTATCAAGGTGGAAGCTGATCTGGACGGCACCATGCTCTACATCGTCAACCAGGACGCGCCCGGTTTCATCGGCCGCCTGGGGAGCAAGCTGGGCGAATCGGACGTCAACATCGGCACCTTCCACCTGGGCCGCCGCAATCAGGGCGGCGAAGCCGTGCTGCTGCTGTCGGTCGATGGCACCGTCACCGAACCGCTGCGCTGGGAAATCTGCAACCTGACCGGCGTGAAGCAGGTGAAGCTGCTGCGGTTTGTGTAAGTTTTCCACATCCGTTCGTCCTGAGTAGGGGCTGAGCGAAGTCGAAGACCCGTATCGAAGGATTGCCTCGTGGCTCTCCTTCGATACGCCATTTCGACTTCGCTCAATGGCTACTCAGGACGAACGGAGTCTGGATATTACGGCGTTATCGGCTAAAGGCCACCCATGACCATGATCCCGCCCAGCCTCCTGCCCGAAGGCCTCTCCGATCGCCTGCCGCCGCAGGCCGAAGCCTCCGCGCGGCTGGCGCGCCGCGTGCTCGATACGGTCGCAAGCCATGGCTATGAACGGGTCATGCCGCCGCTCGCGGAGTTTGAGGACACGCTGACGCAGCGGTTGAAATCCATGCGCGCGCAGGATCTGGTCCGCGCCGTAGATCCGGTGTCGCAGCGCAGCCTGGCTTTCCGGCCGGACATGACGGCGCAGGTCGGCCGCATCGCCGCCACGCGCCTGGCCGCCGCGCCGCGTCCCCTACGCCTCTCCTATGCCGGGCCAGTGATCCGCCAGAAAGCCAGTCAATTGCGCCCTGAGCGCGAGAAGCTCCAGCTCGGCGCCGAACTGATCGGCAGCGATAGCGTCGCCGCCGCGGTGGAGATCGTCAATATCGCGATCGAGGCGTTGCAGGCCGCCGGCGTCACCGGCATCACCATCGACTTCACGCTGCCCGACCTGATCGACGCGCTGGCGGCCGGCCCTCTGCCGCTCGGCCCGCAGGCGATCGAGGCGGTGCGCGCCGAACTGGACGCCAAGGATGCCGGCGCATTGGTCGCCATCAGCCCGGCGGCGGCGGCCTATCTGCCGCTCATTGAGGCGACCGGGCCTTTCCACGCCGCGATGGAGCGGCTGGAAGCCTTCAGCGCGCAACTGGGCGGCGCGATCGACAGCCGCATCGCGGGCCTGCGCGCCATCGCCAAACCGATCGGCTGGGACATCACCCTGACGCTCGACCCGACCGAACGGCACGGTTTCGAATTTCAGAACTGGTTCGGCTTCTCCATCTTCGCCGAGGGCTTCATTGGCGAGATCGGTCGCGGCGGCAGCTACGCCATTGCGCGGGCGGACGGCGCGGACGAACCGGCCATGGGCTTCTCGCTCTATCCTGACCCGCTGATCGACGCAGGTTTCGGCGGCGAAAGCCCCAAGCGCCTGTTCCTGCCGATTGGGCATAACGCGGCGTGCGCAACTGCGCTGCGCGCGGAGGGCTGGCACACGGTCGCGGCGCTGTCCGGCGATGAAAATGGCGCGGCCCAACGCTGCTCGCACTGGCTGGATGGCGACAGCCCACGCGCCTACTGACTTGACTTCACCGGGGCAGCGCGGCTAACGCGCGCCCCGTAACAGGGTGCCCTGCGCGCCCGCTTGATCCCACCGGCATGCCGAGTCCCGTCGAAGGGCATGGCCGGTCCGCGCGGCGGGCGGAGGACTGTATCTGTGGCAAATGTAACCGTGATCGGCGCCCAGTGGGGCGACGAAGGCAAAGGCAAGATCGTCGACTGGCTGTCGGAGCGCGCCGATGTCGTCGCCCGTTTTCAGGGCGGCCATAATGCCGGCCATACGCTGGTGGTGGGCGAAAAGGTCTATAAGCTCTCGCTGTTGCCATCGGGCATCGTGCGCGGCACGCTGTCGGTGATCGGCAATGGCGTGGTGCTGGACCCCTGGCATTTCCGCGATGAGGTCGCCAAGCTGAAGGGGCAGGGCGTGACGATCACGCCCGACAATCTCCAGATCGCCGAAACCTGCCCGCTGATCCTGCCCTTCCACCGCGACCTCGATGGTCTGCGCGAAGACGCATCGGGCGCGGGCAAGATCGGCACCACGCGCCGCGGCATCGGCCCGGCCTATGAGGACAAGGTCGGCCGTCGCGCGATCCGTGTCTGCGACCTGGCGCATCTGGATGACCTCGACCTTCAGATCGACCGCCTGACCGCGCATCATGACGCGCTGCGCGCCGGTTTCGGCGAAGCGCCGATCGACCGCGCCCGCCTGATGGCGGAACTGACCGAGATCGCCGATTTCATTTTGCCCTTCGTCAAGCCGGTCTGGCTGACGCTTAATAAGGCGAAGGCTGCGGGCAAGCGCATCCTGTTCGAAGGCGCGCAGGGCACGCTGCTCGACATCGACCATGGCACCTATCCCTTCGTCACATCGTCCAACACGGTCGCGGGCACGGCGGCGAGCGGCACGGGCCTTGGTCCCAATGCGGCTGGCTTCGTGCTGGGCATCGTCAAGGCTTATACCACCCGCGTTGGCTCCGGCCCGTTCCCGACCGAATTGGAAGACGAAACCGGCCAGCGGCTGGGTGAGCGCGGCCATGAATTTGGCACCGTCACCGGTCGCAAGCGCCGCTGCGGCTGGTTCGACGCCGTGCTGGTGCGCCAGTCGATTGCGGTGTCGGGCGTCACCGGCATCGCGCTCACCAAGCTGGACGTGCTGGATGGGTTCGACGCACTGAAAATCTGCGTCGGATACCAGATTGGCGATCAAAAGTTCGACTATCTACCCGCCCATGCGCAGGACCAGGCGAAGGCGCAGCCGATCTACGAGACGATCGAAGGCTGGCACGACACCACGGCCGGCGCGCGCAGCTGGGCGGACCTGCCCGCGCAGGCTATTAAATATATCCGCCGGATCGAAGAGCTGATCGGTTGCCCGGTCACGCTCGTCTCCACGTCCCCGGAACGCGACGACACCATCCTCGTCCGCGATCCCTTCGCGGATTAAGGGCCATGGCCGAACAACGCTTCGAGCGCCACAAGCAGGCCTGGACCCAGGACGAGATCCAGAAACTGCACACGCTGGCCAAGAAGGGCATGGGCCTGAAAGCCATCGCCAAGGCGCTGACCCGGACCGAGGAATCAGTCAAGGCGCGGGCCAAGGAAGACAGCCTGAACATCGCCAAGCTGCGCTGAATAACATCCGTTCGTTTCGAGCGAAGTCGAGAAACGGATAGCGTGAGCGTCGTGTCTGGACCCCGCCACACAGCCATGCGAAGACCGCCCCTCTACCAATAGGGAAGGCTTCGCATGGCGCTCGACATTCTCGTCCTCTACGGCTCCTATCGCCGTGGTCGGCTCGGCATCCGGCTGGCCGATTATCTGGTGCGTGGGTTCGAGGGACTGGGGCATAAGGCCGAACTGATCGATGCCATGGCGGTCGACCTGCCCATGCTCGACCTGCGCTATAGCGACTATCCGGCCGGGCAAGCGCCCGCCGCGATGGCGGCGCTGGCCGACCGTCTGACCGCAGCCGATGCTTTCGTCTTCGTGGCGGGCGAATATAATCGCGGGATGCAGCCGGGCCTCAAAAATCTGGTCGATCATT is a window encoding:
- a CDS encoding NADPH-dependent FMN reductase, with amino-acid sequence MALDILVLYGSYRRGRLGIRLADYLVRGFEGLGHKAELIDAMAVDLPMLDLRYSDYPAGQAPAAMAALADRLTAADAFVFVAGEYNRGMQPGLKNLVDHYLKEFDRRPAAIASYSMGRFAGVNSHADWTVTVSAMGMAVVPERLSVGQIGQTLDEQSQPLGEGGAALERGFAGFAKNLVWWAEAAKAVR